The Malus domestica chromosome 10, GDT2T_hap1 genome contains a region encoding:
- the LOC103429752 gene encoding starch synthase 3, chloroplastic/amyloplastic-like produces the protein MEVSIQAQRPLSCRGIFQQRGSNLKLKPFTGFPPHGRYSSRFKGNLANGVSYQITASSADFSRRRQRKVSPGSKGLVPKNPVGTSGQKTNQRNIGDEKGITSSTSSELAGKNKKTLESRVDTRRELVVEPSEESDVEEKRIDETSSKVEESSSVSKPSGRGGNQGIENWSVGKVLDDLADTDKGIDTSEKLTNEVSLKLKLEREEKLRKEEITRLAEENFSSGYKIFVYPQVVKPDQDIEVFLHKSISTLSNEPEVQMMGAFNDWRWKPFTFRLNKTQLKGDWWSCRFHVPKESYKINFVFFNGQNVYDNNDAKDFYITVEGGMDLFAFEDFLLEEKRKEQEKLAKERAERERQAEEQRRIEAEKAASEADRAQAKAEIVKRRQMVQELIKKAVRSVEDVWHIEPREFNGEDLVKLYYNRSSGPLVHAKELWIHGGHNGWMDGLSIVERLVSSERKDGDWWYANVVVPEQAVVLDWVFADGPPQNAVLYDNNHRHDFHAIVPKSIPEELYWVEEEHQIYKKLQEERRLKEEAIRAKAERTARMKAEMKERILKRFLLSQKHIVYTEPLDVQAGNKATVFYNPANTVLNGKPEVWFRGSFNRWTHRKGPLQSQKMLPAENGSHVKTTVPVPLDAYMMDFVFSETEDGGLFDNNNGMDYHIPVFGGVAKEPPMNIVHIAVEMAPIAKVGGLGDVVTSLSRAVQDLNHHVDIILPKYDCLNFSNVKEFQYNRSFSWGGTEIKVWFGKVEGISVYFLEPQNRFFYAGCVYGCKNDAERFGFFCRAALEFLLQSGFHPDIIHCHDWSSAPVAWLFKDHYMHYGLSKARVVFTIHNLEFGTHFIGKAVASSDKSTTVSNTYAKEVSGNPAIAPHLYKFHGIINGIDQDIWDPYNDKFIPISYTSENVVEGKQAAKEALQQRLGLKTADLPVVGIITRLTHQKGIHLIKHAIRHTLERNGQVVLLGSAPDPRIQNDFVNLANQLHSSHGDRARLCLTYDEPLSHLIYSGADFILVPSIFEPCGLTQLIAMRYGSIPVVRKTGGLYDTVFDVDHDEERADAQGVEPNGFSFDGADAAGVYYALNRAISAWFDGRDWFNSLCKTVMEQDWSWNKPALDYMELYRAARKE, from the exons ATGGAGGTTTCTATACAAGCACAGAGGCCACTCAGTTGCAGAGGAATTTTCCAACAGAGAGGAAGCAACTTAAAGCTCAAACCTTTTACTGGATTCCCTCCCCATGGAAGA TATTCTTCACGTTTCAAAGGAAACCTGGCAAATGGGGTTTCATACCAAATTACTGCCAGTTCAGCCG ATTTTTCAAGGAGGAGACAAAGAAAAGTGTCTCCAGGTTCAAAGGGATTAGTGCCGAAAAACCCAGTAGGAACTAGCGGCCAGAAGACGAATCAAAGGAATATTGGGGACGAAAAGGGTATTACATCTTCGACATCCAGTGAACTTGCTgggaaaaataagaaaacactTGAATCAAGAGTTGACACCAGAAGAGAATTGGTAGTTGAACCTTCAGAAGAGAGCGATGTTGAGGAAAAAAGAATTGATGAAACTAGTAGTAAGGTTGAGGAATCATCTTCAGTTAGCAAGCCATCTGGTAGGGGGGGCAATCAAGGGATAGAAAATTGGAGTGTAGGTAAGGTCCTTGATGACTTGGCAGACACTGATAAAGGCATTGATACTAGTGAAAAGTTAACGAATGAAGTTTCTTTAAAGTTAAAGTTGGAGAGGGAAGAAAAATTGCGTAAAGAGGAAATTACGAGGCTTGCTGAGGAGAACTTCTCAAGCGGGTACAAAATCTTTGTCTATCCTCAGGTGGTGAAACCTGATCAAGACATAGAAGTGTTCCTTCATAAAAGTATATCAACCCTAAGCAATGAGCCAGAGGTTCAGATGATGGGTGCCTTTAACGACTGGCGTTGGAAACCTTTTACCTTCAGGTTGAACAAAACACAACTCAAAGGGGATTGGTGGTCTTGCCGGTTTCATGTTCCTAAAGAATCATATAAGATAAACTTTGTGTTCTTCAATGGGCAAAATGTTTATGACAATAATGATGCAAAAGATTTCTACATAACTGTGGAAGGTGGAATGGACCTCTTTGCATTTGAAGATTTCTTGCTTGAGGAGAAGCGTAAAGAACAAGAGAAACTTGCAAAGGAGCGAGCTGAGAGGGAAAGGCAAGCAGAAGAGCAGAGGCGAATTGAAGCAGAGAAGGCAGCAAGTGAAGCTGACAGAGCACAGGCAAAGGCAGAGATCGTAAAGAGACGACAAATGGTGCAAGAGTTGATCAAAAAGGCTGTAAGGTCTGTAGAAGACGTTTGGCACATAGAGCCTAGAGAGTTTAATGGTGAGGACTTGGTGAAGTTATACTATAACCGAAGCTCGGGTCCTCTTGTTCATGCTAAGGAACTATGGATTCATGGGGGGCATAATGGTTGGATGGATGGATTGTCAATTGTTGAAAGACTTGTTAGCTCTGAGAGAAAGGATGGTGACTGGTGGTATGCCAATG TTGTTGTACCTGAACAAGCTGTTGTCTTGGATTGGGTTTTTGCTGATGGACCACCTCAGAATGCCGTTCTATATGATAACAACCACCGTCATGATTTCCATGCTATAGTTCCAAAATCCATTCCTGAGGAACTATATTGGGTTGAGGAAGAACACCAGATATATAAGAAGCTCCAGGAGGAGAGGAGATTAAAGGAGGAGGCAATACGTGCCAAG GCCGAAAGAACAGCTCGTATGAAAGCagaaatgaaggaaagaatTTTGAAAAGGTTTTTGCTGTCTCAGAAGCATATAGTATACACTGAGCCTCTTGATGTTCAAGCTGGAAACAAGGCGACAGTTTTCTACAATCCTGCCAACACAGTTCTGAATGGAAAGCCTGAGGTTTGGTTCAGAGGATCATTTAACCGTTGGACCCACCGCAAGGGTCCATTGCAATCACAGAAGATGTTACCCGCAGAGAATGGTTCTCATGTCAAAACAACTG TTCCAGTCCCACTCGATGCATACATGATGGACTTTGTTTTCTCTGAGACGGAAGATGGTGGACTTTTTGACAACAATAATGGCATGGATTACCACATTCCGGTGTTTGGAGGAGTTGCGAAGGAGCCACCAATGAACATTGTACATATTGCTGTTGAAATGGCCCCCATTGCAAAG GTTGGAGGCCTTGGTGACGTTGTTACCAGTCTCTCACGAGCTGTGCAAGACTTAAATCACCACGTTGACATCATTCTTCCAAAGTATGATTGTTTGAACTTTAGCAAT GTGAAGGAGTTTCAGTATAACAGAAGCTTCTCTTGGGGTGGAACTGAAATAAAAGTTTGGTTTGGGAAAGTGGAAGGCATTTCAGTGTACTTTTTGGAACCTCAAAACAG ATTCTTTTATGCAGGTTGCGTATATGGCTGTAAAAATGATGCAGAGAGATTTGGTTTCTTTTGCCGTGCTGCGCTAGAATTTCTACTCCAAAGTGGATTTCATCCT GATATCATTCATTGCCATGATTGGTCTAGTGCACCTGTTGCCTGGTTATTTAAAGATCATTACATGCATTATGGTCTCAGTAAAGCTCGGGTTGTCTTCACAATTCATAACCTTGAGTTTGGAACGCACTTCATTGGTAAAGCTGTGGCATCCTCAGACAAATCCACAACG GTATCCAACACTTACGCTAAGGAGGTATCTGGAAATCCTGCAATTGCTCCTCATCTTTACAAGTTTCATGGTATAATAAATGGAATTGACCAAGACATATGGGATCCATACAATGATAAGTTCATTCCT ATATCATATACTTCTGAAAATGTTGTTGAAGGCAAACAAGCTGCTAAGGAAGCCTTGCAACAAAGGCTTGGTCTGAAAACAGCTGATCTCCCTGTAGTAGGTATTATTACGCGCTTAACTCACCAGAAAGGAATCCATCTCATCAAGCATGCCATTCGGCACACCTTGGAACGCAATGGACAG GTTGTATTGCTTGGTTCAGCTCCAGATCCTCGTATccaaaatgattttgtaaatttGGCAAATCAGTTACATTCTTCTCATGGTGATCGTGCTCGCCTTtgtttgacttatgatgagccACTGTCGCATTTG ATATACTCTGGTGCTGATTTCATCTTAGttccttcaatttttgagcCATGCGGTCTCACCCAACTCATAGCAATGAGATATGGTTCTATACCTGTTGTTCGAAAAACTGGAG GACTTTATGATACGGTATTTGATGTTGACCATGATGAAGAGAGAGCAGACGCCCAGGGTGTCGAGCCAAATGGTTTCAGCTTCGATGGAGCTGATGCTGCTGGTGTCTATTATGCTCTTAATAG GGCAATCTCCGCTTGGTTTGATGGTCGGGATTGGTTTAACTCGTTGTGCAAGACGGTGATGGAGCAAGATTGGTCTTGGAACAAGCCAGCTCTCGACTATATGGAGCTTTACCGCGCAGCACGGAAGGAGTGA
- the LOC103427808 gene encoding protein S40-4-like — MADWSGMMSKSSGFGGGRNGEDFEEEERENSSLKMLRNSKNNRSSTSSSSSSSSSSASACRLPTAARTIPWAHNDPPADHEVQKSAPVAIPDWSKIYGKGAKIGSSVHDDDDVYGVNGDGDGDGGVIGDGDDDDMVPPHEWVARKLARSQISSFSVYEGIGRTLKGRDLSKVRNAVLTKTGFLE, encoded by the coding sequence ATGGCAGATTGGAGTGGTATGATGAGCAAAAGCAGTGGTTTTGGTGGGGGAAGAAATGGTGAAgattttgaagaagaagagagggaaAACTCAAGTCTCAAGATGCTGAGGAATTCCAAAAATAATAGGTcctctacttcttcttcttcttcttcctcttcctcctctgcATCTGCATGCCGCCTACCTACTGCTGCAAGAACGATCCCATGGGCCCATAATGATCCTCCAGCTGACCATGAAGTCCAAAAATCAGCTCCTGTGGCAATCCCTGATTGGTCAAAAATTTATGGCAAGGGTGCCAAGATTGGTTCTTCGGttcatgatgatgatgatgtgtaTGGTGTCAATGGGGATGgcgatggtgatggtggtgtcattggtgatggtgatgatgatgacatggTTCCTCCACATGAATGGGTTGCCAGAAAGCTTGCAAGAAGCCAGATTTCATCATTTTCTGTCTATGAAGGGATTGGAAGAACACTCAAAGGAAGAGACCTCAGCAAAGTAAGGAATGCTGTTTTGACTAAAACTGGTTTCCTAGAGTAA
- the LOC114819298 gene encoding probable beta-1,3-galactosyltransferase 2 translates to MSVKSRGWGGEVTVRNVMSRNWALLLCFCSFCAGVLFTNRLWMVPESRPSQIGAEKIFSESDACDHKLVIKHTARDSSGEATNQVIQELNKTVSNLEMKLAAVRATHESVHNGYPTSGNLKTVESTSKKKYFMVIGINTAFNSRKRRDSIRATWMPQGEDRKKLEEEKGIIIRFVIGHSPTAGGILDKAVDAEELAHGDFLRLDHVEGYLELSAKTKTYFSTAVALWDAEFYIKVDDDIHVNLATLGTILSRHRLKPRVYIGCMKSGPVLARKGVKYHEPEFWKFGEIGNKYFLHATGQLYAISKDLATYISRNQDVLHKYANEDVSLGSWFIGLDVEQVDDRRLCCGTPPDCMWKAMTGNTCAASFDWRCSGICKSVERMMGVHERCGEDKNAIWSARFSQ, encoded by the exons ATGTCTGTGAAGAGCAGAGGATGGGGAGGAGAGGTAACAGTGAGGAATGTGATGTCAAGGAACTGGGcacttttgctttgcttttgcagCTTCTGTGCTGGAGTTTTATTTACCAACAG GTTGTGGATGGTGCCTGAATCAAGGCCATCGCAAATTGGAGCTGAAAAGATATTTTCCGAATCTGATGCGTGTGATCATAAGCTT GTTATAAAGCACACGGCTCGTGACAGTTCAGGGGAAGCTACTAATCAAGTGATTCA GGAGCTAAATAAAACGGTTTCAAATTTGGAGATGAAGTTAGCCGCTGTTAGGGCAACGCATGAATCTGTACATAATGGATATCCTACGTCTGGAAACTTGAAAACTGTTGAATCAACTTCGAAGAAAAAGTACTTCATGGTTATAGGGATCAATACAGCTTTTAATAGCCGAAAAAGAAGAGATTCAATACGTGCAACTTGGATGCCGCAAG GTGAGGATAGAAAGAAGCTGGAAGAAGAGAAGGGCATAATCATAAGGTTTGTCATAGGTCACAG TCCGACAGCTGGTGGTATTCTTGATAAAGCGGTTGATGCAGAGGAGCTCGCCCATGGAGACTTCTTGAGGCTG GACCATGTAGAGGGATACCTGGAATTATCAGCCAAAACAAAGACATATTTTTCGACAGCAGTTGCCTTGTGGGATGCTGAATTTTATATCAAAGTTGACGATGACATCCATGTAAATTTAG CAACGCTTGGAACGATTTTATCTAGACACCGTCTGAAACCCCGAGTCTATATTGGTTGCATGAAGTCGGGTCCAGTCCTTGCTCGAAA GGGAGTGAAATACCATGAGCCAGAGTTTTGGAAATTTGGTGAGATAGGAAACAAGTATTTTCTGCATGCTACAGGGCAGTTATATGCTATCTCGAAAGATTTGGCAACTTACATATCAAGAAACCA GGATGTGCTGCACAAATATGCCAATGAAGATGTTTCGTTGGGATCTTGGTTTATTGGTTTAGACGTAGAACAGGTGGACGATAGAAGACTATGTTGTGGTACCCCGCCAG ATTGTATGTGGAAGGCAATGACAGGCAACACCTGCGCTGCTTCATTTGATTGGCGATGCAGCGGGATTTGCAAGTCTGTTGAGAGGATGATGGGCGTTCACGAGCGCTGTGGTGAAGACAAGAATGCTATTTGGAGTGCAAGATTTTCTCAGTGA
- the LOC114819301 gene encoding autophagy-related protein 8C-like has protein sequence MAKSSFKLEHTLERRQAEASRIREKYPDRIPVIVEKAARSDIPDIDKKKYLVPADLNVGQFVYVVRKRIKLGAEKAIFIFVNNALPPNAALMSTIYEENKDLDGFLYLTYSGENVFGSF, from the exons ATGGCCAAAAGCTCGTTCAAGCTTGAACATACTCTGG AAAGGAGGCAAGCAGAAGCTAGTCGTATCAGGGAGAAGTATCCTGACAGAATTCCA GTGATTGTGGAGAAGGCTGCAAGGAGTGACATTCCTGACATTGACAAGAAGAA ATACCTTGTCCCTGCCGATCTCAATGTTGGGCAATTTGTCTATGTTGTACGGAAGAGGATCAAGCTCGGTGCAGAAAAGGCTATATTTATCTTTGTCAATAACGCTCTCCCTCCTAATG CTGCTCTGATGTCTACAATTTACGAGGAGAACAAGGACTTGGATGGATTTCTTTACTTGACCTACAGCGGAGAGAATGTCTTCGGTTCCTTTTAA